In one Mustela lutreola isolate mMusLut2 chromosome 8, mMusLut2.pri, whole genome shotgun sequence genomic region, the following are encoded:
- the ST13 gene encoding hsc70-interacting protein gives MDPRKVSELRAFVKMCKQDPSVLHTEEMRFLREWVESMGGKIPPATHKTKSEDSIKEEKPDSKKAEENIKTDEPSSEESDLEIDNEGVIEPDTDAPQEMGDENAEITEEMMDQANDKKVAAIDALNDGELQKAIDLFTDAIKLNPRLAILYAKRASVFIKLQKPNAAIRDCDRAIEINPDSAQPYKWRGKAHRLLGHWEEAAHDLALACKLDYDEDASAMLKEVQPRAQKIAEHRRKYERKREEREIKERIERVKKAREEHERAQREEEARRQSGAQYGSFPGGFPGGMPGNFPGGMPGMAGGMPGMAGMPGLNEILSDPEVLAAMQDPEVMVAFQDVAQNPANMSKYQSNPKVMNLISKLSAKFGGQA, from the exons CATGGGGGGTAAAATACCACCTGCCACTCATAAAACTAAATCAGAAGACAGTATCAAG GAAGAAAAACCAGATAGTAAGAAGGCGGAGGAAAACATAAAGACAGATGAACCATCAAGTGAGGAGAGTGATCTAG AAATTGACAATGAAGGTGTGATTGAACCAGATACCGATGCCCCTCAAGAAATGGGAGATGAAAATGCAGAG ATAACCGAGGAAATGATGGATCAGGCAAATGATAAAAAAGTGGCTGCCATTGATGCCCTAAATGATg GTGAACTACAGAAAGCCATTGACTTGTTCACAGATGCCATCAAACTAAATCCTCGCTTGGCCATTCTGTATGCCAAGAGAGCCAG TGTCTTCATCAAATTACAGAAGCCAAATGCTGCCATTCGAGACTGTGACAGAGCTATTGAAATAAATCCTGATTCAGCTCAGCCTTATAAGTGGCGCGGGAAAGCACATAG ACTTCTGGGCCATTGGGAAGAAGCAGCACATGATCTTGCCCTTGCTTGCAAACTGGATTATGATGAAGATGCTAGTGCGATGCTGAAAGAAGTTCAACCGAGG GCCCAGAAAATTGCTGAACATCGGAGAAAATACGAGCGAAAACGTGAAGAGCGagagatcaaagaaagaatagaaagggtTAAGAAGGCTCGGGAAGAACACGAGAGAGCCCAGAGG GAGGAAGAAGCCAGACGACAATCAGGAGCTCAGTATGGCTCTTTCccag GTGGCTTTCCTGGGGGAATGCCGGGTAATTTTCCTGGAGGAATGCCTGGAATGGCAGGGGGGATGCCTGGAATGGCAGGAATGCCTGGGCTCAATGAAATTCTTAGTGATCCGGAAGTTCTTGCAGCCATGCAG GATCCAGAAGTTATGGTGGCCTTCCAGGATGTGGCCCAGAACCCAGCGAATATGTCAAAATATCAGAGCAACCCAAAGGTTATGAATCTCATCAGTAAATTGTCAGCCAAATTTGGAGGTCAAGCATAA